A region from the Myripristis murdjan chromosome 23, fMyrMur1.1, whole genome shotgun sequence genome encodes:
- the optn gene encoding optineurin, whose protein sequence is MLNGDVSRGAGQSGTLEETLQQMNILIQENRDLKEALRQTNLSMKERFEGLSAWREKQKKERDFLESRLEEARDRMETLSRHNQELSRRLEERGGPGPEGAQAASANQRAELEGLRAQLARLQAEKNDLVALNSELQLKASQGSSDDSFIEVIKVTDGQVDAVRGVCSGERGGGGGRLEVSMTASRLESEELTVSQLLQSLRNETQKAERLQAELQAAWARVTELESRSSTDTSTQTTDTQEDSGKEEKAESEVENLKAQMMTLFKELQQAQSKLDEAEGMKKNLQDRCREVEQDVATLRAQLHDRQAVQSENERLKVQLDSMQSQNQLEQRKAGEDRNNLAQLKDAYTKLFEDYNELKDDKKKREKELVDELQGRLDAAEQALATKQERIDAMKQEIYQKEKELETISVFQAQAEVYSSDFYAERAAREKIHEEKERLAAQLEFVKKQNTQLQEEMDSLGRKSLNEMQRRHVSRGSNPHGGAAAPTGRGGDSWQQQGNIPEHACPKCNEILPDLDSLQIHIMDCII, encoded by the exons ATGTTGAACGGGGACGTGTCTCGAGGGGCCGGGCAGTCCGGCAcgctggaggaaaccctgcagcAGATGAACATCCTGATCCAGGAGAACCGAGACCTGAAGG AGGCTCTGCGGCAGACCAACCTGTCGATGAAGGAGCGCTTCGAGGGTTTGTCTGCGTGGCGggagaagcagaagaaggagCGTGACTTCCTGGAGTCGCGGCTGGAGGAGGCGCGGGACCGCATGGAGACGCTGAGCCGCCACAACCAGGAGCTGAGCAGGAGGCTGGAGGAGCGGGGGGGCCCGGGGCCCGAGGGGGCGCAG GCGgcgtcagccaatcagagagcagagctggagggCCTGCGCGCCCAGTTGGCCCGTCTGCAGGCGGAGAAGAACGACCTGGTGGCTCTGAACTCGGAGCTGCAGCTGAAGGCCAGCCAGGGCTCGTCTGACGACTCCTTCATCGAGGTCATCAAGGTCACG GACGGGCAGGTGGACGCCGTGCGGGGCGTGTGCAGCGGCGagcgcggcggcggcggtggccgTCTGGAGGTCAGCATGACGGCGTCGCGGCTGGAGAGCGAGGAGCTGACGGTGAGCCAGCTGCTGCAGTCGCTCAGGAACGAGACCCAGAAGGCCGAGCGGCTGCAGGCCGAGCTGCAGGCCGCGTGGGCCAg GGTCACAGAGCTGGAGAGccgcagcagcacagacacatcaACACAGACCACAGACACCCAGGAGGATTctgggaaggaggagaag gcggaGTCTGAGGTGGAGaacctgaaggctcagatgatGACTCTGTTCAAAGAGCTGCAGCAGGCGCAGAGCAAACTGGACGAGGCCGAGGGCATGAAGAagaacctgcaggacag GTGTCGGGAGGTGGAGCAGGACGTGGCCACGCTGCGCGCTCAGCTGCACGACAGGCAGGCCGTGCAGAGCGAGAACGAGCGGCTCAAGGTGCAGCTGGACAGCATGCAGTCCCAGAACCAGCTGGAGCAGAGGAAGGCCGGCGAGGACAG GAACAACCTGGCCCAGCTGAAGGACGCCTACACCAAACTGTTTGAGGACTACAACGAGCTCAAAGACgacaagaagaagagagag AAGGAGCTGGTGGACGAGCTGCAGGGCCGCCTGGACGCCGCGGAGCAGGCCCTGGCCACCAAGCAGGAGAGGATCGACGCCATGAAGCAGGAGATCTACCAGAAGGAGAAGGAGCTGGAGACCATCTCTGTGTTCCAGGCCCAG GCGGAGGTTTACTCCTCGGACTTCTACGCCGAGCGAGCGGCGAGGGAGAAGATCCATGAGGAGAAGGAGCGCCTGGCCGCCCAGCTGGAGTTTGTGAAGAAGCagaacacacagctgcaggaggagatggACTCGCTGGGCAG GAAGTCGCTGAACGAGATGCAGAGGAGACACGTGTCGCGAGGAAGCAATCCACACGGGGGCGCCGCTGCTCCCACCGGGAGAG GCGGTGACAGCTGGCAGCAGCAGGGGAACATACCCGAACACGCCTGTCCCAAGTGCAACGAGATCCTGCCCGACCTGGACTCCCTGCAGATCCACATCATGGACTGCATCATCTGA